TGGGAGTTAAATCGCCTTGTTTTACAAATCTGAATATGATGTTTACTTTATAAATTGCAAATACTCTGCTATAATTAAATTTATGCAATTTATGATATTTATTGGCGCAGCGGTATCGCTCGTATTTAATATTCCTTATGCTTGGGCCACGATTATTGGTCGTGTTCGTCCCAACAAAGTGTCTTGGCTCTTATGGTCTATTGCTCCGGCAATTGGCTTTTTTGCGGCGCTCTCAAGGGGGTGGAATTGGGGACAGTTTCCCGTTTTAATTTCTTTTTCGACAACGGCTCTGATTTTTATTTGTTCTTTTATGAATCGAAAATCTTTTTGGGCGATTGAGCGTTTTGACGTGATTTGTGGTTTGGTGTCTCTCCTTGCTTTAGTAGTTTGGGGCTTGACACGAGAGCCGGATTTGGCAATTTGTTTTGCAATTTTGGCAGATATCATGGCAGCAATTCCAACTATAGTAAAGGCTTGGCGTTATCCAGAAACGGAAACTTGGGAGCCATTTGTCGCGGGTGTTTTCAATGCGGGGACAGGCTTTTTCGCCATGAGTGTTTGGTCCTTTACAAGTCTTGCTTTCCCAATTTATTTGATGTTGGTCAATGGGATAATAGCCTTGGTTATTCTTCGAAAGAAATGGTGGAGGGTAAAAGCGCATGACTAATCAAGTAGATTCAGCATACGTGCATATTCCCTTTTGTTCTCACATCTGTTATTACTGTGATTTTGCTAAGGTTTTAACCACTGGACAACCGATTGATGAGTATATTGAGGCTTTGATTGAAGAATTTGAAAGTTTTGAAATCAAAAAATTGAGAACTTTATATATCGGTGGGGGAACACCCACTGTTTTGAGCGCTCTGCAGTTAGAACGATTGTTGTCTGCTTTGACGGCTCGTTTAGACTTGACGTATCTAGAAGAGTTTACAGTTGAAGCAAATCCAGGGGACTTGTCCGATGAGGTCATCGAAGTTTTGGCTCATTCGGCGGTGAATCGGATTTCACTAGGGGTTCAGACGTTCAATAATCAATTGCTCAAAAAAATTGGGCGGACACACACGCAAGCTCAGGTTTATGAATCCATTGAACGCTTGAAGGCGGCAGGATTTGAAAATATCACGATTGATTTGATTTATGCCCTTCCAGGGCAAACGATGGAAATGGTTCAAGATGATTTGGAGCGTTTCTTGAGCTTGGATTTGCCCCATGTTGCTTTATATAGTTTGATTTTGGAAGATCATACCGTTTTTATGAACCGGCAACGGCGGGGACTTTTGCGCCTTCCCAGTGAGGATAAAAATGCAGATATGTATGAATATATCATGGAAAATTTAGCTCAAAGGGGCTATGAACATTATGAAGTTTCTAATTTTGCTCGTGCTGGTTTTGAGAGTAAGCATAATTTGACTTATTGGAATAATGCGGAATATTATGGCTTCGGAGCAGGGGCTTCAGGTTATTTGGCTGGGGTTCGTTATAAAAATCGTGGTCCTATTCATCATTATTTGGCGGCTAATGCTCAGGACAAACGCGTTCATGAGGAGATTCTCTCGAAAAAAGAGCAAGTAGAAGAAGAAATGTTTCTTGGATTGCGAAAAAAATCAGGTGTTTCAGTAGCTAAGTTTGAAGAAAAATTTGCTTTATCTTTTGAAAAATTGTATGGAGAGCAAGTTACAAAGCTGATTGAACAGGGGCTTTTGAATAACAATCGCCAAAAAATTCAATTGACAGATAAGGGGTTTGAGTTAGGAAATAATGTTTTTCAGGAATTTTTATTAGAAAAATTGGATTTTTAGTCCATTTTTAATGTGATTTGATAAAATTTTTGTTACAATACAACTAATGAGATTTAAAATGAGACGTAAACTAAAAAAAATAGGGGCGGTTTTATTCTTAATTTTAATGATAGGAATGGTTTTTCTTTTGGGGCTTGTTCGCATTCGTCCGAGTTCGTCAGAAAGTTTAGCAACTTCCAATATTATGATGAATCCTGTTTTGGATCAAAAAGTCTTAGATTTGAATAAGCCGGTTGTTGATTTGTCAGGCTGGCAACGTCCGAGTGACATCGATTATAATACCTTGAGTCAGCACATCATCGGAGCAGTTGTTCGGGTGAACGGTTCTTATGGTCATGCGGATAATTCGGCAACTAAGGATGGGGAGGATAAGGCTTTTAAAGAGCATATCAAGAATTTTCAGGAACGGGGAATTCCAGTTGCTGTTTATGCTTTCGTGACGGGAAAGAATGAAACTGAAATGAGAAAACAAGCGCGTGATTTTTATCGGCGAGCTTCGGTTTATCATCCGACTTACTACTGGTTGGATGTTGAAGTGACCAATATGAAGAACATGAACCAGGGAATCGAGGCTTTTCGCTCAGAACTAGCAAAAGCTGGGGCAAAAAATATCGGAATTTACGCTCAAGATTGGTTTTTGAAAGATAACAAGATTTCTACAGATAAATTTAATGCGATTTGGATTGCAGCTTATGGACGAAATACGGGAGTTTGGGACGCTTCGCCAGAAACATCGTTGACTTACGGGATGCAACAGTTTACAGATCAGGGCAAGTTGCCTGGTTATAGCGGAAACTTAGATTTGAATATGGTGATTGACCAGAAAAATTATGCGGCTTTGTTTGAAAATGGTGAAAAATGAAGTGAATATATGGATAAATTAAAAACACTTACGGGTGTTTTTTTTTTATAATATTTTTTATAAAATAAGAATAAAAATTATTTTTTCATTTGAATTTCATTAGAGTTTCTTAATTGTTTTTAATAATAAAAAGATAATTACAGCAGATAAATATTATTGATTAGCTGGCTTGTTTTTGATAGAATACAGTTGTCGACAAGAATACTAGTATTATAAAAAAATAAGAACTAAAGAAAAGAGGGTTAATAATGAATTATAAAAAAGCTTTAATGGTAGTACTGGTCTTGGGAGCTGTATTGATTTCGGGACAAGGGCTAAAAACATTTGCCGAAGATTTTTAGGCAGGACAATCTGATATTCAAGCTATCTATAGTAATATCAATGTTTTGAAAGAGCGAGTGAACGTAAAAAAAGCAGAGGCGACTAAATTAGAGGGAGAGTTAAAGAATGCTCAGAATTTAGTGGACCAGCTCCGGGGAGAGAATGCTCAAAAAGATAACGAAATTGCTCAAAAAAATGGTGAAATTAACGACAAAATAGCGGAAGGCAATAGAAAAGTTGAAGAGGTTCAAAAAGTTGTGAGCCAAAAACAAGAAGAATTGGACAGAGCAAATCAAGCGATTAGTGATTTAAATAATGAGATCAATCAATTGAAAAACCAAAGTAATCAAGCGAATGATCGTGCGATTATTGAGATTCAACGCGTGAACAAGCTCTTAGAAGAAGCGATTCAGGAGACAGAGTGATTATTTTTGATTTTTGAGAAGTTCTTCTTTAATTTTTCTGTTATAATGGGAGAAAGAAGAGTTAAAGGAGCTTTCAGATGCCAGAGAAATTTATAAGGCCAAGCAAGAATGAATATTTCAAGGAGATTGTGCAAGTAGTCGCAAAACGTTCGACTTGTACGCACGCACAGGTTGGTGCGCTTTTGGTGAGTCCAAGTGGGCAATTGTTATCAACGGGTTATAATGGGGCGGTTTCTGGAATGCCGCATTGTACGGATATTGGCTGTATTGAGGATAAATATGGGCATTGTGTGGCAACGGTTCATGCGGAACAAAATGCGATTGCACAAGCTGCAAAGCATGGGGTTTCTCCAGAAGGAGCGATTTTGTATACGACGCTTTTTCCGTGTTTGGCCTGTCTTAAATTGGTCGTGGCTGCTGGGGTGAAGGCGATTTATTACATTGATGAATATCATGCTAAGGATCCTTATGAGCAGCAGTTGATTGACACTTTGGGAATTGCTTGTCAGAGGGTTTAGCTTCTGCGAAGTTTAATTTTTTGATATTTTATGAGTGAT
The DNA window shown above is from Lactococcus sp. S-13 and carries:
- the hemW gene encoding radical SAM family heme chaperone HemW, whose translation is MTNQVDSAYVHIPFCSHICYYCDFAKVLTTGQPIDEYIEALIEEFESFEIKKLRTLYIGGGTPTVLSALQLERLLSALTARLDLTYLEEFTVEANPGDLSDEVIEVLAHSAVNRISLGVQTFNNQLLKKIGRTHTQAQVYESIERLKAAGFENITIDLIYALPGQTMEMVQDDLERFLSLDLPHVALYSLILEDHTVFMNRQRRGLLRLPSEDKNADMYEYIMENLAQRGYEHYEVSNFARAGFESKHNLTYWNNAEYYGFGAGASGYLAGVRYKNRGPIHHYLAANAQDKRVHEEILSKKEQVEEEMFLGLRKKSGVSVAKFEEKFALSFEKLYGEQVTKLIEQGLLNNNRQKIQLTDKGFELGNNVFQEFLLEKLDF
- a CDS encoding glycoside hydrolase family 25 protein, yielding MRRKLKKIGAVLFLILMIGMVFLLGLVRIRPSSSESLATSNIMMNPVLDQKVLDLNKPVVDLSGWQRPSDIDYNTLSQHIIGAVVRVNGSYGHADNSATKDGEDKAFKEHIKNFQERGIPVAVYAFVTGKNETEMRKQARDFYRRASVYHPTYYWLDVEVTNMKNMNQGIEAFRSELAKAGAKNIGIYAQDWFLKDNKISTDKFNAIWIAAYGRNTGVWDASPETSLTYGMQQFTDQGKLPGYSGNLDLNMVIDQKNYAALFENGEK
- a CDS encoding deoxycytidylate deaminase — translated: MPEKFIRPSKNEYFKEIVQVVAKRSTCTHAQVGALLVSPSGQLLSTGYNGAVSGMPHCTDIGCIEDKYGHCVATVHAEQNAIAQAAKHGVSPEGAILYTTLFPCLACLKLVVAAGVKAIYYIDEYHAKDPYEQQLIDTLGIACQRV